A stretch of DNA from Chloroflexota bacterium:
TTTTTCGCGTCTACGAAGTCAATCGCGAAACCGGACGGCTGGCAACGGTGTTCACTCCCCCGGAGCTTATCGAAGCGCGTGTTTATATGCTGGTGCCGCCTGAGGCCAACAGTTGGGCCGCTCAAAGCGCAATCCTTGCCCCGCCCAGCGCTTATGATGTCATCCACATGCCTGACCCATCAACAGAGGCAGAAATTATTGCGCCGCAAATTTTCACCACCATCACCGGCAATGTGGAAATTCAGGGCAGCGCAACTGGAACAGATTTCACATCCTATCGTTTACAGGTTGGGCAGGGACTCAACCCCCAAAGCTGGCTGGCGATCACTGATGATATCACCACTCCGGTTCGCAACCAGTGGCTCGGCAGTTGGGATACCCGCGATTTAAACGGGCTATACGCCATCCAGCTAATCGTCCTGCGCAGCGGACAACGCGTGGATACGCACACCATCCAGGTTACGGTGGATAATTTACCGCCCGATGCGGCGATTATCTACCCTGAAGAAGGGCAGGTTTTCGAGTATCAGCCTGCCACGCCCATCACCTTCCAGGTACAGGCCAGCGATAATTTGGGCTTGCTGCAAATTGAATATCTGCTTGATGATCAGGCGCTCGATATACAAATTCAACCCCCCTTCGCACTACCCTGGCTCCCCCGGATTGGCGAACACACTCTGACCATCCGGGCCATTGATCTTGCCGGGAATGAATACAACCAAAGTGTTGCATTCAGCGTGCAGCGCTCCGGCGAATAAAATACTTTTACCCGTAAAGGAATCACGCAATGGCAAGCTATTCTGAAGCTATGCAAATGCTCGAACTCACCAGTCGCACGTTTTATCTACCCATTGTTAAATTACCCGCCGGGCTGCGTGATGCTGTCGCCGCGGGGTATCTTTGTTTGCGAGCAATTGATGAGATTGAAGACCATGCCACGCTGGATGGGCAGGTTAAGGCTGTACTGCTGCATGGCATTAGCCGTATCTTGCAGGCGCAAACATCGGTCGAAAGATTTGCCCATGCCGAGTTTGCCCAACTCTTCAGTGAATACCGCGACGAACTGCCCGAAGTCACACTGCGGATTGGCGAATGGGCCTGTTATGCGCCCACATTCATCGCCCCGCGCGTATGGGAAGCAACTGCCACCATGTCTGACCGCATGGCACAGTGGGCAGTGGATAACTGGCGGGTAGATAATCAATCGGACCTGGACCGCTACACCTATGGTGTGGCTGGCGCGGTTGGCCTGCTGCTGTGTGATATTTGGGCCTGGTTTGAAAAGGTACAAATCCACCGCACGCACGCCATCCAGTTTGGGCGCGGGCTGCAAACGGTGAATATTCTCCGCAACCGGGTTGATGACCTGGCCCGCGGCGTCGATTATTTTCCCGATGGCTGGAGTTTTGAGCAGATGTTTACCTATGCGCGCGAAAACCTGGATGGGTTCAGTAGCTACGCTAAAACATTGCCGCTCACAACTTTCATGCACTTCGTTGAGATTCCGCGCTCCCTTGCGTATGCCACCCTTGAAGCGTTAGAACGCGGCGAGGAAAAACTCTCGCGCCAGGCAGTACTCAATATTGTGGGCGCGTTTGAGCAAGGTTAGTGATTTGGCGGCTACCCTATCATCTCCAAAACACGACATCGCCATCATCGGCGCGGGTCCGGGCGGATCTTCCGCGGCTTATTTTTTGACAAAACAGGGCTATAATGTATTATTGCTCGATAAAGCTGAATTCCCACGGCATAAAACTTGCGGCGACGGACTTACTCCGCGCGCGCTGGATATACTCAGCGAAATGGGTCTTCTGGAGGATGTCCACCGGGAGGGTTTCCGGATTGATGGCATCCATCTCTTTGCACCGCGGCAGCAACACCTGCACATGCCCATCCCCCAAAAGGAGAACCTGCCCAATTATTTGGTGACCATCCCGCGGTTTAAACTGGATCAACTCATTTTTGAG
This window harbors:
- a CDS encoding phytoene/squalene synthase family protein; protein product: MASYSEAMQMLELTSRTFYLPIVKLPAGLRDAVAAGYLCLRAIDEIEDHATLDGQVKAVLLHGISRILQAQTSVERFAHAEFAQLFSEYRDELPEVTLRIGEWACYAPTFIAPRVWEATATMSDRMAQWAVDNWRVDNQSDLDRYTYGVAGAVGLLLCDIWAWFEKVQIHRTHAIQFGRGLQTVNILRNRVDDLARGVDYFPDGWSFEQMFTYARENLDGFSSYAKTLPLTTFMHFVEIPRSLAYATLEALERGEEKLSRQAVLNIVGAFEQG